From the genome of Macrobrachium nipponense isolate FS-2020 chromosome 29, ASM1510439v2, whole genome shotgun sequence, one region includes:
- the LOC135206040 gene encoding serine/threonine-protein kinase 26-like isoform X3, translated as MAFNDTALQSQQKVDPELIFTKQERIGKGSFGEVFKGVDKRTTQVVAIKIIDLEEAEDEIEDIQQEIMVLSQCDSPYVTKYYGSYLKGTKLWIIMEYLGGGSALDLMKAGSFEEMHIAIILREVLKGLDYLHSERKLHRDIKAANVLLSEMGDVKLADFGVAGQLTNTTSKRNTFVGTPFWMAPEVIKQSAYDSKADIWSLGITAIELAKGEPPNSDLHPMRVLFLIPKNNPPQLTGNYSKPFKEFVEACLNKDPENRPTAKELLKFAFIRKAKKNSYLMDLIDRYKSYRKNNTDTDTDSDPSDSEDSRVESDIEDPAWIMTVRGQPGGFTSGSIQENMPTIDSLSLPSSPPPEYNSLPASSISQSPPKDNGVIYREKTSSPTRPTTVAPPPPTDEKRDSRHKEHRSSREMDLSPRSTEPHTNGDDRRISREFDQDTDRPERNDINMIDRRHNRDVHHSRDNKVNSDVQQSRRSEHRINSSHPQSPRALSPPPTTSTLSGVVLPLISELQRRHRHNSRGGDSHRTDAIEELKSAFESAERSSPGVTDAFIRDLFTKLIPNMTESRIRQAHDNLSR; from the exons CAGAAAGTGGACCCCGAGCTGATCTTCACGAAACAAGAGAGGATCGGCAAAGGTTCCTTTGGCGAAGTATTTAAGGGTGTCGATAAACGCACAACCCAAGTTGTTGCCATTAAGATTATCGATTTAGAAGAAGCCGAAGATGAAATCGAAGATATCCAGCAGGAGATTATGGTGCTTTCTCAATGTGACTCCCCTTACGTCACAAAGTATTATGGCTCCTATCTCAAAG gaacAAAATTATGGATCATCATGGAGTATCTGGGCGGAGGTTCTGCCTTGGACCTGATGAAAGCAGGAAGCTTTGAGGAGATGCACATAGCCATTATTCTTAGAGAAGTATTAAAAGGGTTGGATTACTTGCATTCTGAAAGAAAGCTACATCGTGATATTAAAG CCGCTAATGTCTTGCTAAGCGAAATGGGAGACGTGAAATTAGCAGATTTTGGTGTCGCTGGACAGCTAACAAACACGACAAGTAAAAGGAACACCTTTGTTGGTACCCCATTTTGGATGGCACCTGAAGTCATCAAGCAGTCTGCCTATGATTCTAAG GCTGACATATGGTCGTTAGGCATAACAGCTATTGAATTGGCAAAAGGGGAGCCTCCAAATAGCGATCTTCACCCCATGCGAGTCCTCTTCCTCATACCTAAAAATAACCCACCCCAGCTCACAGGAAACTACAGCAAACCATTTAAAGAATTTGTTGAAGCCTGTTTGAACAAAGATCCAGAAAAT AGACCTACTGCCAAAGAATTGCTGAAATTTGCCTTTATTCGCAAGGCAAAGAAGAATTCCTATCTCATGGATCTGATAGACAGATACAAGTCTTACAGAAAAAATAACACGGATACCGACACAGACTCTGATCCCTCTGATTC tgaAGACAGTCGTGTAGAGAGTGACATAGAAGACCCAGCATGGATTATGACAGTGAGAGGGCAACCAGGAGGATTTACTTCAGGTAGTATTCAAGAGAATATGCCAACAATTGACTCTTTGTCACTACCTTCATCGCCGCCTCCTGAGTACAACAGTTTACCAGCATCGTCGATCTCTCAGTCACCTCCAAAAGATAATGGTGTAATATACAGGGAGAAAACATCCTCTCCG ACTCGTCCAACAACAGTTGCACCACCACCACCTACTGATGAGAAGCGAGACTCCCGTCATAAAGAACACAGGTCGTCTAGAGAGATGGATCTTTCTCCTAGATCTACCGAACCTCACACAAATGGGGATGACAGGCGTATATCTCGTGAATTTGATCAAGACACTGACCGTCCAGAACGAAACGACATTAACATGATTGACAGGCGACACAATAGAGATGTCCACCACTCACGAGACAATAAGGTTAACTCCGATGTTCAACAGTCCAGAAGATCAGAGCATCGTATCAATTCTTCTCACCCACAGTCACCAAGGGCATTGTCTCCACCCCCTACAACTAGTACATTATCAGGGGTAGTTTTACCACTTATATCAGAG CTTCAACGCCGTCATCGACACAACAGTCGAGGTGGAGATTCTCATCGCACAGATGCCATTGAAGAACTGAAGTCCGCCTTCGAGTCAGCCGAACGATCAAGTCCAGGAGTTACAGATGCATTTATTCGTGATTTGTTCACAAAATTAATACCTAATATGACTGAATCAAGGATTAGGCAAGCACACGATAACTTGTCTCGGTGA
- the LOC135206040 gene encoding serine/threonine-protein kinase 26-like isoform X4, which yields MAFNDTQKVDPELIFTKQERIGKGSFGEVFKGVDKRTTQVVAIKIIDLEEAEDEIEDIQQEIMVLSQCDSPYVTKYYGSYLKGTKLWIIMEYLGGGSALDLMKAGSFEEMHIAIILREVLKGLDYLHSERKLHRDIKAANVLLSEMGDVKLADFGVAGQLTNTTSKRNTFVGTPFWMAPEVIKQSAYDSKADIWSLGITAIELAKGEPPNSDLHPMRVLFLIPKNNPPQLTGNYSKPFKEFVEACLNKDPENRPTAKELLKFAFIRKAKKNSYLMDLIDRYKSYRKNNTDTDTDSDPSDSEDSRVESDIEDPAWIMTVRGQPGGFTSGSIQENMPTIDSLSLPSSPPPEYNSLPASSISQSPPKDNGVIYREKTSSPTRPTTVAPPPPTDEKRDSRHKEHRSSREMDLSPRSTEPHTNGDDRRISREFDQDTDRPERNDINMIDRRHNRDVHHSRDNKVNSDVQQSRRSEHRINSSHPQSPRALSPPPTTSTLSGVVLPLISELQRRHRHNSRGGDSHRTDAIEELKSAFESAERSSPGVTDAFIRDLFTKLIPNMTESRIRQAHDNLSR from the exons CAGAAAGTGGACCCCGAGCTGATCTTCACGAAACAAGAGAGGATCGGCAAAGGTTCCTTTGGCGAAGTATTTAAGGGTGTCGATAAACGCACAACCCAAGTTGTTGCCATTAAGATTATCGATTTAGAAGAAGCCGAAGATGAAATCGAAGATATCCAGCAGGAGATTATGGTGCTTTCTCAATGTGACTCCCCTTACGTCACAAAGTATTATGGCTCCTATCTCAAAG gaacAAAATTATGGATCATCATGGAGTATCTGGGCGGAGGTTCTGCCTTGGACCTGATGAAAGCAGGAAGCTTTGAGGAGATGCACATAGCCATTATTCTTAGAGAAGTATTAAAAGGGTTGGATTACTTGCATTCTGAAAGAAAGCTACATCGTGATATTAAAG CCGCTAATGTCTTGCTAAGCGAAATGGGAGACGTGAAATTAGCAGATTTTGGTGTCGCTGGACAGCTAACAAACACGACAAGTAAAAGGAACACCTTTGTTGGTACCCCATTTTGGATGGCACCTGAAGTCATCAAGCAGTCTGCCTATGATTCTAAG GCTGACATATGGTCGTTAGGCATAACAGCTATTGAATTGGCAAAAGGGGAGCCTCCAAATAGCGATCTTCACCCCATGCGAGTCCTCTTCCTCATACCTAAAAATAACCCACCCCAGCTCACAGGAAACTACAGCAAACCATTTAAAGAATTTGTTGAAGCCTGTTTGAACAAAGATCCAGAAAAT AGACCTACTGCCAAAGAATTGCTGAAATTTGCCTTTATTCGCAAGGCAAAGAAGAATTCCTATCTCATGGATCTGATAGACAGATACAAGTCTTACAGAAAAAATAACACGGATACCGACACAGACTCTGATCCCTCTGATTC tgaAGACAGTCGTGTAGAGAGTGACATAGAAGACCCAGCATGGATTATGACAGTGAGAGGGCAACCAGGAGGATTTACTTCAGGTAGTATTCAAGAGAATATGCCAACAATTGACTCTTTGTCACTACCTTCATCGCCGCCTCCTGAGTACAACAGTTTACCAGCATCGTCGATCTCTCAGTCACCTCCAAAAGATAATGGTGTAATATACAGGGAGAAAACATCCTCTCCG ACTCGTCCAACAACAGTTGCACCACCACCACCTACTGATGAGAAGCGAGACTCCCGTCATAAAGAACACAGGTCGTCTAGAGAGATGGATCTTTCTCCTAGATCTACCGAACCTCACACAAATGGGGATGACAGGCGTATATCTCGTGAATTTGATCAAGACACTGACCGTCCAGAACGAAACGACATTAACATGATTGACAGGCGACACAATAGAGATGTCCACCACTCACGAGACAATAAGGTTAACTCCGATGTTCAACAGTCCAGAAGATCAGAGCATCGTATCAATTCTTCTCACCCACAGTCACCAAGGGCATTGTCTCCACCCCCTACAACTAGTACATTATCAGGGGTAGTTTTACCACTTATATCAGAG CTTCAACGCCGTCATCGACACAACAGTCGAGGTGGAGATTCTCATCGCACAGATGCCATTGAAGAACTGAAGTCCGCCTTCGAGTCAGCCGAACGATCAAGTCCAGGAGTTACAGATGCATTTATTCGTGATTTGTTCACAAAATTAATACCTAATATGACTGAATCAAGGATTAGGCAAGCACACGATAACTTGTCTCGGTGA
- the LOC135206040 gene encoding serine/threonine-protein kinase 26-like isoform X2 translates to MPSLYQKDFRNPRKVDPELIFTKQERIGKGSFGEVFKGVDKRTTQVVAIKIIDLEEAEDEIEDIQQEIMVLSQCDSPYVTKYYGSYLKGTKLWIIMEYLGGGSALDLMKAGSFEEMHIAIILREVLKGLDYLHSERKLHRDIKAANVLLSEMGDVKLADFGVAGQLTNTTSKRNTFVGTPFWMAPEVIKQSAYDSKADIWSLGITAIELAKGEPPNSDLHPMRVLFLIPKNNPPQLTGNYSKPFKEFVEACLNKDPENRPTAKELLKFAFIRKAKKNSYLMDLIDRYKSYRKNNTDTDTDSDPSDSEDSRVESDIEDPAWIMTVRGQPGGFTSGSIQENMPTIDSLSLPSSPPPEYNSLPASSISQSPPKDNGVIYREKTSSPTRPTTVAPPPPTDEKRDSRHKEHRSSREMDLSPRSTEPHTNGDDRRISREFDQDTDRPERNDINMIDRRHNRDVHHSRDNKVNSDVQQSRRSEHRINSSHPQSPRALSPPPTTSTLSGVVLPLISELQRRHRHNSRGGDSHRTDAIEELKSAFESAERSSPGVTDAFIRDLFTKLIPNMTESRIRQAHDNLSR, encoded by the exons AAAGTGGACCCCGAGCTGATCTTCACGAAACAAGAGAGGATCGGCAAAGGTTCCTTTGGCGAAGTATTTAAGGGTGTCGATAAACGCACAACCCAAGTTGTTGCCATTAAGATTATCGATTTAGAAGAAGCCGAAGATGAAATCGAAGATATCCAGCAGGAGATTATGGTGCTTTCTCAATGTGACTCCCCTTACGTCACAAAGTATTATGGCTCCTATCTCAAAG gaacAAAATTATGGATCATCATGGAGTATCTGGGCGGAGGTTCTGCCTTGGACCTGATGAAAGCAGGAAGCTTTGAGGAGATGCACATAGCCATTATTCTTAGAGAAGTATTAAAAGGGTTGGATTACTTGCATTCTGAAAGAAAGCTACATCGTGATATTAAAG CCGCTAATGTCTTGCTAAGCGAAATGGGAGACGTGAAATTAGCAGATTTTGGTGTCGCTGGACAGCTAACAAACACGACAAGTAAAAGGAACACCTTTGTTGGTACCCCATTTTGGATGGCACCTGAAGTCATCAAGCAGTCTGCCTATGATTCTAAG GCTGACATATGGTCGTTAGGCATAACAGCTATTGAATTGGCAAAAGGGGAGCCTCCAAATAGCGATCTTCACCCCATGCGAGTCCTCTTCCTCATACCTAAAAATAACCCACCCCAGCTCACAGGAAACTACAGCAAACCATTTAAAGAATTTGTTGAAGCCTGTTTGAACAAAGATCCAGAAAAT AGACCTACTGCCAAAGAATTGCTGAAATTTGCCTTTATTCGCAAGGCAAAGAAGAATTCCTATCTCATGGATCTGATAGACAGATACAAGTCTTACAGAAAAAATAACACGGATACCGACACAGACTCTGATCCCTCTGATTC tgaAGACAGTCGTGTAGAGAGTGACATAGAAGACCCAGCATGGATTATGACAGTGAGAGGGCAACCAGGAGGATTTACTTCAGGTAGTATTCAAGAGAATATGCCAACAATTGACTCTTTGTCACTACCTTCATCGCCGCCTCCTGAGTACAACAGTTTACCAGCATCGTCGATCTCTCAGTCACCTCCAAAAGATAATGGTGTAATATACAGGGAGAAAACATCCTCTCCG ACTCGTCCAACAACAGTTGCACCACCACCACCTACTGATGAGAAGCGAGACTCCCGTCATAAAGAACACAGGTCGTCTAGAGAGATGGATCTTTCTCCTAGATCTACCGAACCTCACACAAATGGGGATGACAGGCGTATATCTCGTGAATTTGATCAAGACACTGACCGTCCAGAACGAAACGACATTAACATGATTGACAGGCGACACAATAGAGATGTCCACCACTCACGAGACAATAAGGTTAACTCCGATGTTCAACAGTCCAGAAGATCAGAGCATCGTATCAATTCTTCTCACCCACAGTCACCAAGGGCATTGTCTCCACCCCCTACAACTAGTACATTATCAGGGGTAGTTTTACCACTTATATCAGAG CTTCAACGCCGTCATCGACACAACAGTCGAGGTGGAGATTCTCATCGCACAGATGCCATTGAAGAACTGAAGTCCGCCTTCGAGTCAGCCGAACGATCAAGTCCAGGAGTTACAGATGCATTTATTCGTGATTTGTTCACAAAATTAATACCTAATATGACTGAATCAAGGATTAGGCAAGCACACGATAACTTGTCTCGGTGA
- the LOC135206040 gene encoding serine/threonine-protein kinase 26-like isoform X5, giving the protein MAFNDTKVDPELIFTKQERIGKGSFGEVFKGVDKRTTQVVAIKIIDLEEAEDEIEDIQQEIMVLSQCDSPYVTKYYGSYLKGTKLWIIMEYLGGGSALDLMKAGSFEEMHIAIILREVLKGLDYLHSERKLHRDIKAANVLLSEMGDVKLADFGVAGQLTNTTSKRNTFVGTPFWMAPEVIKQSAYDSKADIWSLGITAIELAKGEPPNSDLHPMRVLFLIPKNNPPQLTGNYSKPFKEFVEACLNKDPENRPTAKELLKFAFIRKAKKNSYLMDLIDRYKSYRKNNTDTDTDSDPSDSEDSRVESDIEDPAWIMTVRGQPGGFTSGSIQENMPTIDSLSLPSSPPPEYNSLPASSISQSPPKDNGVIYREKTSSPTRPTTVAPPPPTDEKRDSRHKEHRSSREMDLSPRSTEPHTNGDDRRISREFDQDTDRPERNDINMIDRRHNRDVHHSRDNKVNSDVQQSRRSEHRINSSHPQSPRALSPPPTTSTLSGVVLPLISELQRRHRHNSRGGDSHRTDAIEELKSAFESAERSSPGVTDAFIRDLFTKLIPNMTESRIRQAHDNLSR; this is encoded by the exons AAAGTGGACCCCGAGCTGATCTTCACGAAACAAGAGAGGATCGGCAAAGGTTCCTTTGGCGAAGTATTTAAGGGTGTCGATAAACGCACAACCCAAGTTGTTGCCATTAAGATTATCGATTTAGAAGAAGCCGAAGATGAAATCGAAGATATCCAGCAGGAGATTATGGTGCTTTCTCAATGTGACTCCCCTTACGTCACAAAGTATTATGGCTCCTATCTCAAAG gaacAAAATTATGGATCATCATGGAGTATCTGGGCGGAGGTTCTGCCTTGGACCTGATGAAAGCAGGAAGCTTTGAGGAGATGCACATAGCCATTATTCTTAGAGAAGTATTAAAAGGGTTGGATTACTTGCATTCTGAAAGAAAGCTACATCGTGATATTAAAG CCGCTAATGTCTTGCTAAGCGAAATGGGAGACGTGAAATTAGCAGATTTTGGTGTCGCTGGACAGCTAACAAACACGACAAGTAAAAGGAACACCTTTGTTGGTACCCCATTTTGGATGGCACCTGAAGTCATCAAGCAGTCTGCCTATGATTCTAAG GCTGACATATGGTCGTTAGGCATAACAGCTATTGAATTGGCAAAAGGGGAGCCTCCAAATAGCGATCTTCACCCCATGCGAGTCCTCTTCCTCATACCTAAAAATAACCCACCCCAGCTCACAGGAAACTACAGCAAACCATTTAAAGAATTTGTTGAAGCCTGTTTGAACAAAGATCCAGAAAAT AGACCTACTGCCAAAGAATTGCTGAAATTTGCCTTTATTCGCAAGGCAAAGAAGAATTCCTATCTCATGGATCTGATAGACAGATACAAGTCTTACAGAAAAAATAACACGGATACCGACACAGACTCTGATCCCTCTGATTC tgaAGACAGTCGTGTAGAGAGTGACATAGAAGACCCAGCATGGATTATGACAGTGAGAGGGCAACCAGGAGGATTTACTTCAGGTAGTATTCAAGAGAATATGCCAACAATTGACTCTTTGTCACTACCTTCATCGCCGCCTCCTGAGTACAACAGTTTACCAGCATCGTCGATCTCTCAGTCACCTCCAAAAGATAATGGTGTAATATACAGGGAGAAAACATCCTCTCCG ACTCGTCCAACAACAGTTGCACCACCACCACCTACTGATGAGAAGCGAGACTCCCGTCATAAAGAACACAGGTCGTCTAGAGAGATGGATCTTTCTCCTAGATCTACCGAACCTCACACAAATGGGGATGACAGGCGTATATCTCGTGAATTTGATCAAGACACTGACCGTCCAGAACGAAACGACATTAACATGATTGACAGGCGACACAATAGAGATGTCCACCACTCACGAGACAATAAGGTTAACTCCGATGTTCAACAGTCCAGAAGATCAGAGCATCGTATCAATTCTTCTCACCCACAGTCACCAAGGGCATTGTCTCCACCCCCTACAACTAGTACATTATCAGGGGTAGTTTTACCACTTATATCAGAG CTTCAACGCCGTCATCGACACAACAGTCGAGGTGGAGATTCTCATCGCACAGATGCCATTGAAGAACTGAAGTCCGCCTTCGAGTCAGCCGAACGATCAAGTCCAGGAGTTACAGATGCATTTATTCGTGATTTGTTCACAAAATTAATACCTAATATGACTGAATCAAGGATTAGGCAAGCACACGATAACTTGTCTCGGTGA